Part of the Gimesia chilikensis genome, AGTACTGGCTGCGACCTGCCTGCCCTTGAGATCTGTTTCGCAACCACAGTTCGAACAGCGATACCCGCCGACAAGCCACTGACGCCGGGTCTTGGTGAAGGGAGACTGGATAACCGGCATGGGGCGGTGACAGGCGGGGCAGTTTTTACCACGTCCGAGGAGAAACAGGAATGCAAAGAAGAACAGAAAGGGGATGAGAGGTATCAGCGTTAAAGTGAAATCCATGGCTCATCTCCTGTGATTGTTCCCGTTTCCGTGTCTAATAAATACAGGCTCTTTAATGGAGTATAACGGACAGGCGTTTGAATTAGATCAGGGATTAATGCCTTAAATGTTCATATTTTTATTTTTAACAGCACAAAGGGATAATAAATCTTCATCGACTTGTTGAATTTGCATTATCCCAGATTCATCTGCTGCAGAATGCGGACGGTATCCCGGGCCGCTCTGGTCGGCTTGAGGGCGGTGGCGGCAATACCCGAGACGACGCGGGTGATGTTATGATCGACCTGGCCCGGCTGTCCCCAGACCGAACCCGGAGGCGAAGTCATGTAGACCGAGAAGGTATGATGGCCGGTCCCCGGACGTTCGCCGATGATATGCAGCAGGGCACGGTTGCCATCCAGTCCGCCGAACAGGGTTTCCCCGATGCGATAGCCTGCCCGGACGCGACCGGACTGCACGAGGATGTTCTGCTCCGCGGGATGAAAGCCGGCCGTTTTGAGCTGCGAGCGGAGTTCCTGCAGGAATGGTTCGAGCTGGTCTTCGTCCATAATCGAAAGGGCGTTCAAGCCGTCGGAGATGACGATCTGCACGTTGTACTTCGCGTCGTACTGCTGACGCAGCTGTTTGATGGCAGCCTGCGAGGCAGGCGCGAGCGCTTCGCCGGTGGCGGGGTGCAGAATATATTCGCTGCGGCTGGTCGACTGGGTTTTGATGGGTACCGAGGCGGGGAGCGTCGCGATGAAAGCGGGAGTCAGTTCGGCCCAGATGCTCTGTTTGGCATCGTGGTAGATGCGGTCGATCTGTTGTTGAAGACCGGGAGACAGTGCAGATGGTTTCTCGCCATAACCGGTCGCGAGGAAAACGCCCCGCGAACGGACGTCTGCCAGCTGGCGTCGGCCTTCGTCGAGAATGCGTTCCTCAGGACGACTGTCTCCTTTCTTACGGCGGTACTGCAGATAGACCCAGGTCGGATCGCCGAAATGTTTGGTCGGTTTTCCCTGCGCGTCGATCACGCCGAGCTGCTGGAAGAAGGCCCACATGGCGTCGTTGACGCGGTAGCCGAACTTTTCGCGGATGCGGACATGGTCCTGAAAACCGGTCGTCAGATATCCCAGCATCGGATCGATTTTTGTGGGGAGTGCCATCAGGTAGCCCGGGTTGGCGGGCATGATCTGTTCGAGACACCAGTCGAGGTCGTCGAGCGAGACATCCATGTGCAGGGTCGAGCAGACATCGAGGCCGATCATCAGACCGTGCAGTTTACCCATGACGATGTCTTCCAGGCAGCAGCGCACGAGCTGTTCCCGGGTGCGGAAGACTTCGGGACCGATGAAGCCTGCGACGTCGTTCAAATGGACCCAGGGGGCGGCTGTCTGGCCTGCCTGCATCTGTGCGAGGGCAACTTCGCGGGACAGCGCACGAGCGAAGCCATACTTCCGCGATTCGTGCAGGACCATGTCGAAGCCATGACTGTGCCCGTTGGTGAAGTCGGCCCCCTGCCCCGTTTCAAAATAGAGCGCATACTTGCCGGTACGGGAGCGGGCGTAGTCGCGCATTTTTTTGAGATCGATATCAAACGTCTGGTTGGCGGCGTCACAACCGGCGATGCTCTGGAACCAGAGGGCCGTACTTTCGGGCGAACGGCGTTCGACTTCGGCCTGGACGTCAATATGCGACAACACGCAGTGCGGGAGGACATCTGCGATGCCGAAGGTCTCGAGGATCTCACGAAGCTGCAGTTCGACCGCCTGCACCGATTCGGGTTCGCTGGAAACCGGATTGGTACCGAGAACGACGTCGCCGACCGCGTACGACCAGCCATCCAGAACCTGCCAGAAGATGTCGTCCAGATTGTCGGTCGGCGAGTTGGGTTGAATGCGGGCACCGAGATAGCCTTTCGCGCCGAGCTGGCTGCCGGGGAGCGGATTGAAGACTTTCGCGCCGACCGTAATCAACTCGTCGTTAGTCATGAGTTTGACGACGCAGCCGATGACATCGCTGGAGAGAGTGCCGGCGATCTGCTTGATTTTCGTTTCGCTGGCTTCGAGCAGCAGTTGTTTCAATTCGCCGAGCGTCAGGTTGACGGGACGCGTGTCGGCATCCACCAGATTCTGGTTGATGTAGCGGTTCAGGTCATCTTCGTAGATGGGATGTTTTTCCAGGTCAACAATCCGGGTGGCGGAAAGCAGCTGGCGGGCGTTGTGACGGGACTGTTCATCCACGGCAGCGACGCCGATGAACTGATCGCCTTCCTTGAATTCATTGGCGGCTCCGAGCAGTTGACGATAGAGCGTGGAATCGTGTTTGCCTTTGACCCGCTGAATATAGTCAAACAGCGTTTCACCTGCATTGACGTCAGGGATCGAGACGCCTGCTGCCGGGCTTTCAGCTGCGGGGAGGCGTCGAGCCTGGGACAAAGAAACGGTGAGCGCGAAGGGGGCTCCCAGCATAGCCTGTACGAAATCACGACGGTTCCACTGCACGGTAGTGTCCTTTCAAGTGAAGCCTGGAAGGGGGCTGACGGAGACTGCGCACTCTCGCCTTCGTCGATGATACCACCGCTAAAAAACAATTATCAAGCGGGAATGGCGATCTCAAGCCAGAATGTCTTGCACAACGTGACCATGCACGTCCGTCAGACGGCGATCGATGCCGGCGGTGCGGAAGGTGAGGCGGGTGTGGTCAATGCCCAGCAGATGCAGGATGGTCGCGTGCAGGTCGTAGCAGTAGGTTTTGTTTTCGGCGGTCTGGTAAGCGAGATCGTCACTTTTCCCGTAACTGGTACCCGCTTTGACGCCGGCACCGCCGAGCCAGGTGACGAAGGTCCCCCGGTTATGATCGCGGCCTTCGCTCCCCTGCGCAAAGGGCGTGCGTCCGAATTCGGTAGTCCAGATGACAAGGGTATCTTCCAACAGGCCGCGAGCTTTGAGATCGCGAAACAGCGCGGCGATCGGCTGGTCGGCACTGCGGGCGATGGCGGGGAGCTCGGTTTTAATGTTCCCATGATTGTCCCAGTTATTGACGGCGCCTTGAGGGCCACTCCAGACCTGAACAAAGCGGGTTCCGCGTTCCAGCAGACGGCGGGCGAGCAGTGCCCGTCTACCGAAATCTTCTGTTTCTTTCTGGTCCAGACCGTAGGCGGCGTGGGTCTCTTTGGTTTCACGGGAGAGATCAAAGGCTTCCGGGGCACTGAGCTGCATCTTCGCCGCCAGTTCCCCCGCTGCGATGCGGGCTTCGAGCCGGGAATCATCGGGACGCGTGGTCGCGTGTTGACGATTGAACTGCTGCAGCAGCGCGAAGGTGGCTTTGTCAGCTTTTCCCTGTGCGAACTGGTATTGCGAATCAGCGAAGAGATCGGGAATGGGTGTTTTACTGGTGGCGTTGACCAGCGTGCCCTGGTGTTTTGCGGGGAGGAATCCGCAGCTGAAGTTTCCCTTTTGATTGTAAGGCAGGCCACGCGTATCGGGAAGGACGACGAACGTGGGCAGATTGTCGGCCAGGTTCCCCAGCGCGTAGGAGATCCAGGCGCCCAGACAGGGAAAGCCGGGAAGCATGAAACCGGTATTCATCATGTAGCTGGCCGGACCGTGGACGTTGGTTTTGGTAGTCATTGCCATCAGAAAGGCGAGGTCATCGACAATCTGTGCCTGATGTGGAAAGACCGAGCTGACCCACTGTCCGCATTCGCCATGCTGCTTGAATTCAAAGGGGCTCTGCATCACGGCACCGACGGCTCCGGTGAAGCCTTCCGGTTTCTCTTTGGGGCCCAGTTTCTGGCCATGCAGTCGTTTGAGTTCTGGCTTATAGTCGAACGTGTCCATCGGGCTGGCGCCGCCGTTCATGAAGAGTTGAACAACGCGTTTCGCTTTGGCCGGATGGTGCAGGCCGCCATTCGAGTCTGGCGTGGAGGCTGCCTGCAGATCCTGTCCCAGCCACCAGGTGAGCGCAGCGGCTCCGAAGCTCCCGCCCGAGCGGGTCAGCAGTTCGCGTCTGGAGAGAGGTAGTTCCAGCATGGTTCACTCCACAAAGAGAAATTCGTTACTGTTCAACATCAGTCGGGCAACGGACTCCAGTCCATGCGTTTCCGCTAGCGCGGTTAACTGGTGTTGTTCGTCAGACGTGGGTTCACGCAACCAGGTCCAGCGTGCGATCTGCCTGACCTGGTCTGATATCACAGGTTTTGAGTTACGGGCACGCTCGGCCAGTTTCCGGGCATGATGGAGGACGAAGCGATTATTCCATAAGACAAGCGACTGTAGCGGCGAAGCAGAAAAGCCGCGCACGGGTGAGAGCAGCCCCAAGTCGGGGAAGTCGAGGGCATCCATCAACGGATCGGGAATGCCCCGCCAGACGACGCGATAGATGCTCCGCCGGTACGCACCGGGGCTGTCTAGATCGAAAAGATCGTAGTGCAGTACGGGAGTCGCCTGGGGACCGGGAGTCTGGGTGAAGTTCTGTATCCCCGGGCCGCCCATGGTGAGGTCGAGAGTGCCATTGACGCGGAGGACGGCATCGCGATAACTGTCCGCATCGAGACGCTGCCGAGTCCAGCGGGCGAGGAGGCGATTCTCAGGATCGATCTTTGACAATTCGGAACGAAACGCAGAGGACTGCTGATAGGTCTGGCTGTTACAGATCAGTCGATGCAGGTGCTTCAGGGAGCCGTTGTGATCGCGAAGTTCGCAGGCAAGCCAGTCGAGCAGTTCGGGATGGGAGGGAGTGCCCCCCATGCGACCGAAATCATTGGGAGTGTCGCAGAGACCTTGTCCGAAATGATAGTGCCAGATGCGGTTGGCGATACTCCGCCAGGTTAAGGGATTCTGTGGATCGGTCAGCCAGTCCGCCAGGGCTGCACGCCGGGCGGATTCGGCATGTGGATCGGGCAGATCGAAACGGGCTGGCAGTGAGGGGAGAACCGAGATTGCGCCCGGCGCGACAACGCCGCGGGGCTTTTCCAGATTGCCCCGGGTCAGCAGTCGGATTTCGCGGGGCTGAGTGAATTTTACCATACCCCGTTCGTTGGCCGCTTCGGCGGCAGCGGCGTAGACTTTCGCCTGCTGTGGTAGTTGAGCCAGTTCCTGTTCGGCCCGGTACCTGAGGATGACGGCTGCTAACGCGGTCTGTTGCTCAGGGGGGCGGTCTTTCGCGGAAATCTTGAGAGCGGCGGCGGCAGCTTCCGGGAGGGCAATCACATTTAACTGATCGGCATCGGTGGCACTCAGTTTGAAACGGCCGATGAGATGCGCACCGCCATGCACCTGTTTGAGTGAGACGACCAGTCGGGAGCCCGGTTTCAGAGTCAGAGGAGACTGCAACTCGAAGACGGCATAATGTCCCACCCCCACTTTGGGATAGATACCCCAGGCGGTTTTAGGATTGCCATCCAGAGCGTGCTGAATCGTCCAGC contains:
- a CDS encoding DUF1501 domain-containing protein, with amino-acid sequence MLELPLSRRELLTRSGGSFGAAALTWWLGQDLQAASTPDSNGGLHHPAKAKRVVQLFMNGGASPMDTFDYKPELKRLHGQKLGPKEKPEGFTGAVGAVMQSPFEFKQHGECGQWVSSVFPHQAQIVDDLAFLMAMTTKTNVHGPASYMMNTGFMLPGFPCLGAWISYALGNLADNLPTFVVLPDTRGLPYNQKGNFSCGFLPAKHQGTLVNATSKTPIPDLFADSQYQFAQGKADKATFALLQQFNRQHATTRPDDSRLEARIAAGELAAKMQLSAPEAFDLSRETKETHAAYGLDQKETEDFGRRALLARRLLERGTRFVQVWSGPQGAVNNWDNHGNIKTELPAIARSADQPIAALFRDLKARGLLEDTLVIWTTEFGRTPFAQGSEGRDHNRGTFVTWLGGAGVKAGTSYGKSDDLAYQTAENKTYCYDLHATILHLLGIDHTRLTFRTAGIDRRLTDVHGHVVQDILA
- the eutB gene encoding ethanolamine ammonia-lyase subunit EutB — its product is MLGAPFALTVSLSQARRLPAAESPAAGVSIPDVNAGETLFDYIQRVKGKHDSTLYRQLLGAANEFKEGDQFIGVAAVDEQSRHNARQLLSATRIVDLEKHPIYEDDLNRYINQNLVDADTRPVNLTLGELKQLLLEASETKIKQIAGTLSSDVIGCVVKLMTNDELITVGAKVFNPLPGSQLGAKGYLGARIQPNSPTDNLDDIFWQVLDGWSYAVGDVVLGTNPVSSEPESVQAVELQLREILETFGIADVLPHCVLSHIDVQAEVERRSPESTALWFQSIAGCDAANQTFDIDLKKMRDYARSRTGKYALYFETGQGADFTNGHSHGFDMVLHESRKYGFARALSREVALAQMQAGQTAAPWVHLNDVAGFIGPEVFRTREQLVRCCLEDIVMGKLHGLMIGLDVCSTLHMDVSLDDLDWCLEQIMPANPGYLMALPTKIDPMLGYLTTGFQDHVRIREKFGYRVNDAMWAFFQQLGVIDAQGKPTKHFGDPTWVYLQYRRKKGDSRPEERILDEGRRQLADVRSRGVFLATGYGEKPSALSPGLQQQIDRIYHDAKQSIWAELTPAFIATLPASVPIKTQSTSRSEYILHPATGEALAPASQAAIKQLRQQYDAKYNVQIVISDGLNALSIMDEDQLEPFLQELRSQLKTAGFHPAEQNILVQSGRVRAGYRIGETLFGGLDGNRALLHIIGERPGTGHHTFSVYMTSPPGSVWGQPGQVDHNITRVVSGIAATALKPTRAARDTVRILQQMNLG